The nucleotide sequence TGATAACAATAAACAATCAGAAATAAACATGAGCAAAAATATCAAATAGTAAAACTATATAATTATACCGTGTTTTCAAgttgagtttttttatttttcaaaagaaagaaCAGAACAATTCCTTCCTCATCCAATTGTTTTCGGTTGTTCAAAACTACCATTTTATGTTTCAGATCCAATTTAGGTTAACATGTAGATATAGATGCAAGAAAAgtgaagagaaaaaggtctacTATGGTACTCTACATTGACTGCATTGAAAACCTTGGCCTGGTCCACAGCACATGGAGAAGCAGTGTGATTGTTCTGCATTTTCAGATCGTCAAGAATCCCATTCTGCCAGTGACCGCATTGTGTTTCCCCATTTCTGAAAGTATAACTTCCCAGCCCTTGTCTTCTTCCTTCATGCCACGCTCCTTCGTAGCGATGACCATTCTGAAATTGGTACACTCCAAAACCGTGCATCATGTCCGCAAAATATTCGCCGGCATAGAAGTCTCCATTTCTGCAGTAAATAGACTTGGTGAAGAAAATATATATTTCACATGTGAAGGGTAAATTAAACATTTCTACTGCAATTGTTCTTCTACTAACACATTGAATTGAATATATAACACATTGAATAAAGTTGCATTTTTGTACTTCTCCTATAATAAAAGGGTAGTGGGGGAATTTTCCCTCTCTTAGGCTCCGAATCAGTGGCTATTATGGAATCAGGATGTGTAACACTTAGAAAGTAGTCAAGTACTAATCATCTACAAGAAATGCTGCATGGACATTTCTAGCTTGAACTCACAGAAAAACCCTAAACCTGTCTTAAAAATATACCAAAGTTGGATTGAACAAGATGCATGAGAAAGTTGATGTATAAAGCAGTTGTTCAGGAAACACTACAAATAAGAACAATCCCTATACCCTGAACAATGAACAACGAAATATATATACACACGCATTGAACCTAAACAGATAAAATCCAATTTCCACATCTTCCAAGCTGTTTTTGAGTGGCAAATTCAGGACCAAATGAAAAAACAGTTAGTTAACCACCCTAATTGCTTTAATGCAAACGAAACATTAAACAAGGAGATTAGGAGTGGTTCTTACTATGGATCATGCCATtacaatgaagaaaaagaaaataaaaaagtgcAAGAAATACACAACACAAGACACACACATACATGTACATACATCCAATCATGCACACATTACCACGTCAGGAAAATAACTACCTCTCAGCCCTCACACTCATTGCTTGAAAACGACCAAAGAATGTACTCAATTAGATGagagggaaaaaaagaaaaagaaaagaacattTTTTATGTATCAAAATTAAAGTATTAGTGACAAAATTAGTTTCTATGCAATGTAAGACAATGTAAAAAACAGTTTTATCCAAACATTTAATCATTTATTGTGAAATTAGTACCTAGATTTTCATACCCAATGCTTGAAAGGTCATAAAAAGATGAATTTGATTACATGATAATTCTGAAAAGTTCTAGACTCTTGATGCACAAAAAATAACCAAGGATTTAATTTCTATACAACACAGGCATTCGATCATATATTGCAACATGTTCACAACTACCTTTCACACAAACTATTTGAAAAGACAatttaattggaaaaataaaactGACCTAAAATGGTACTGGCCAATCCCATGTTTAACACCCCATTTGAACTCCCCAACATATTTGCTCCCATCATTGCAAGTGTGAACTCCAAAGCCATGGCACTGCCCATTGAACCACTCACCAGCATACGCATCCCCACTGTAGGACCTATAGATTCCAACACCATGCCTCAAACCTTGCCTATACATTCCCCTATACCTGCTCCCTCTTGCCCATGTCTCAACACCATAGCCATCATACCTTCCATCAACCCAATCTCCCTCATACCTTCCACTCATATGGTAGTGATATACCCCACTTCCTGAACACTTCCCTTTGTGGAACTCACCCTCATACACATCACCATTGCTATAAATTTGAGCATAAAAACCTGAACTTGGGATCTTTTGGTTCCTGGGGTTGGACCCAATGGACCATAGAACGGGTTGGTGAGTGTTTGAGGTGGAAAATGATGAAGACAGCTTTGTGGGGAGTGATCGAGCGAGGAACAAGCGGATTGAGGGTAGTCGCGGGAGTGCTAGGTTGAGAGAGAGCAATAGCAATGCTGAGAAGATGATTATGTAGAAGAGATCGAGAGGGAAGAAGGATCGGTGAGTAGGGTTTGAGAGGAGGAAGTAGAGGGAAGGTATGGAGAGGAATATGAGGAAGCGGAAGTGGGGATGTGTGAGAAGCTTCAAAGGTTGAAACTTTGCCCCAAAGGTTGTCTGAAATGGGAGATCTTGGATGCGGTTATGGCGGGGAGGGGAGAGTTGTGAAGGCGAGGGTGATGGCGATGAGGAAGAGGGATGGTTGGTAATGGCAGTGTTCATTATGGGTCTCTTGTGGGGTGAAGAGAGTGGGgattgtgatgatgatgatgatggcatGTTAGGGAAGAAGCATTGGTGTTCATGTTGTGAGGGAATTATGGTTGTGTTGCTTTCTTGTTCATCGTGGTGTTGTTGGGTTGGTGGATTGTGTgtacatgaagaagaaaagggcGAAATTTGGATTGCGAACTGATGGGTTTGGCTTGGTGGTGTGAAAATGGTGGAAGTGGTTTGAGTCTGTGGATCTAGTTTGGTGTTCGGTGGTGAAATTAGTGTTGATGAGGAATAGGTAGAAAGGGCCaagctttcttcttcttcgaatTGAAGCTCAGATTTTTGGTGGTGTTTATGCATTATTAAGCAAAATAGAGAAGAATAGTAATGCCACTGCTTTTATGTGCCTGAAGCTGAAAAAGGTGACTATGTATTCAACGGTTTCTTTTGCTTTGCAAATTGCAATtctgattttgttttgttttctctttcacTCTGCGGCGATTGGACGTTGCAGCTCTAAAAACTGCAGTGTGCAATTTGATGAAGTTTTGCAATTTGATGGTAAGACACAGTTTTGCAATTTGATGGTAAAACAAAGTTCCATGTCAGAACAGGTTGCTGGTTTTTTTTTTGTCCTGACGTGGAGGAAAATGACATAAATGCCTGTGAAGTGTTGTTGTAAAGACATAAATGGTCAGCCCACAAGTTGCGTTTAGTTGGCTTTAGTTCGTGGATGAGCCCATGAAATTTTCTATAGCCACCACTCACATAAACATTACAAAAACAACTTTTTTTAAAGACGCTTACATAGCAAAATCTAAACTATACATTCTAAAACCACACTTTTCATTACAAAACACTTAAAACCGTAGTTTTTTATAAGAAAAAGCGTTTTCTaatggaaaaaaataaattagaagatttaaaagaagaaattattaaactatcaaaattaatagatcaaaaactaatgattttaactaatgttaattgtAATGACACTGAAttcctaaaatcaatacaaaatgatttttttcaaaatctttattttattataagttttattgaaggacttcaaaaacctgaaaaaacttatatttcacacggaatttctaaaaaatgctaccatggaaatgatttcccacatctttatcatacttttaacccacaattaaattctatagtagatatgcttaaAGAAATtttagtatccataaaatttcaaagaaataaggaaaaagaggaaCCTAATATAAACGAAATCAAACAGATATTAAATAAATACTTTCAGAAAGAGAATCccaaaaaagaaaattttcaaaatataatcaacatagcagaattaaaagtaaaaccaccattgaaattatgaatattgaagaaaaattagaagaagttacaatgctttttaaacaattaaaaacggctcagaaaaataatattatggaacaaggatttcaaatagaagaagaattagtaaattctgaaaatatagaaaatgaagaatacatcctagattattcaaatgacgaagaaccagcaattccaatacaagtaaaaaacgAAGTTGGAACATCTAATGAtagtcaatctcaatttaaatgggaaacatgttttgataattatgcttttaaaaaagggtttataaataaagattcaaaatatacaaaaataccatcaaaatatgTTCCTAAAAcccaggaaatggaaggagaaagaatgctcgatttagactgtaaaaagaatgaaaaagaaattttcgaaaattggttgaattccttcttattagaagcctttactaatccaaaacttagtgaattatctggaagagatatttagaattacatagggtttcatactaaaggaactataagagattatatgacatcaatagaaaaccaaataatagaagaattagcaacaaaaacaacagcttatgataagatattacatataatgatgattctatataaagaattttttggaaaaaatattatagatcatagacaagaagtctataataaagaatatcaagaagcaaaaaaccatttagctaatattcagatatatgatttatgtaatgtggagtcttatatatgtgaatatagaatacattattacaaattaaaagaagaagataaaaatcattatcttagtatgtatataataaaacttccatatcctgctaatgaatttataatgggaagatttataagagaaataaatagggggacaattgaaaataattttggtggagcaacctctgcaataagagaggaaataaaagaacgttgtatgcaagaagcgactcaaaaaagatttgcaaatataattagaatttgctgtcaggataatggagagataccccaaaaatatggtcttaataaaaattttcaaagaaaaagaaaatatcaatttagaaaaagaaaatactatccaaactggagaaaaaagaggtattttagaaaaagaaataacaataaaaacaaaagacaaaaaagtgactattgcccaaataaaaaagaaaattgtaagtgttggtattgccaagaagaaggacactatgcaaatgaatgtccaaaaaagaaggataaaaaggatcttaccaaacaaatagaaattgctaagtcttgtttcatggaaccattagaagaatctgatgataacctagactatatttttgaatatgtctcagaaacagactcagagactgagtaataatgccacatttattactataaaaataacagaaaaatttataaatgctttcatagatacTGGAGAAACACAATGTTTTGCTagtacaaatataaaacttgattggaaaaaattaaagaaaccattaagagttagaatagctgacaaatcaatacataaaattgaccaaaaaaCAAAGATGgctgaaatttttattcaaaattataggttcattgttccatccatatatatgttagattctggaatggattttatcataggaaataaattagttcttagcaaaaagaaagcaagaatagcaaaacaagaaatagagtttcttggattaattctatccactcaaggaaagctaaaactTCAATCAAATGTTctagaaaaggtaaatttatttcctaataaaataaaagatagaaaacaattacaaagatttttagggtgtataaattatatttctgattaaggatttttaaagaatataacagaatacactaaaagcttatttccaaaaataagtactaaaaaagaatggaaatgggatgaaaaagatagtatCCAAATTCAAAGAGTTAAAGAATTATATgaaaaacttccagaactttatattccagaagaaaacgactacttaatagtagaaacagatgcttcagacataacctggtcaggatgtctaaaagctaagaaagctataaaaagtttggaataagaaaaagaatcactagattctaaatatttcccaaaggaattactttgcaggtatatttcagggacttttactccaacagaacagagatataccactcatgaaaaggaaactctagcagcaattaaatctcttaagaaatgaaaaattgatttactacccaaagaatttacattaaggacagattcaagttacctaacaggtttcatacgatataatttaaaagttgattataatcatgaacgattggtaagatggcaattatttttgttacaatatccaataaaaattgaatatattaagggtgacaaaaatgttattgcagatacattaacaagagaatggagttcgtctacaacgcattagatcaagaaattcaaaaatatgagcaagaactcgaaaaatgcaagcattgtcagcaaataaagacacagatccaatccctcaagaaggccattgaagcaatgaaatcaacacaacaagcaaaaccatcagagttcagccagctaagcatggtggacaaatcaggtgaagaaaaaatttcagaaaataaaacaattgctgaaattattaaaaaattcacccaagataaaaaatattatgtaatttataatggccctATGAAAtgagtatatgatgcctgggaaaaagcggcaccattcacacatcaatcaaggataattcataaaggaggttttttaacactggaagagacaaaggaatccttcagggaatatgaagctctccatcCAGACCAAAtcctaaaaagagcagataaagctccaattcaaacccagagaacagggataattagaaacattcctacaagggctgaaatcaaggataagaaaagggtctgtagatcaaatctcagagaaacccttaacatagtcctgaattggactgaagaaaaaatggcaattttgggatattatcctattgccaaagaacagctaacaaagctggttatatttccagatgcttccccatctgacacctATACAATTTTTTCAAtatgcagtaaagagatttaaaaatatgattgacaatgtaaatccaagggatatatccctaaaatttacaaacagtcaacctattcttaatgaagaagaagaatgcttggttccagcacaccaagtaatattcatgtccgtcttcccaggaaattttcaaccaattgatcagattcaagatttaacaatttacagtcatgaaggaaggctagccagc is from Arachis ipaensis cultivar K30076 chromosome B01, Araip1.1, whole genome shotgun sequence and encodes:
- the LOC107629025 gene encoding MORN repeat-containing protein 1 isoform X2, giving the protein MNTAITNHPSSSSPSPSPSQLSPPRHNRIQDLPFQTTFGAKFQPLKLLTHPHFRFLIFLSIPSLYFLLSNPTHRSFFPLDLFYIIIFSALLLLSLNLALPRLPSIRLFLARSLPTKLSSSFSTSNTHQPVLWSIGSNPRNQKIPSSGFYAQIYSNGDVYEGEFHKGKCSGSGVYHYHMSGRYEGDWVDGRYDGYGVETWARGSRYRGMYRQGLRHGVGIYRSYSGDAYAGEWFNGQCHGFGVHTCNDGSKYVGEFKWGVKHGIGQYHFRNGDFYAGEYFADMMHGFGVYQFQNGHRYEGAWHEGRRQGLGSYTFRNGETQCGHWQNGILDDLKMQNNHTASPCAVDQAKDAHSAAEKAHNLAKVDVGVNKVVASANKAANAARVAAIKAVQNRMHHNNK
- the LOC107629025 gene encoding phosphatidylinositol 4-phosphate 5-kinase 9 isoform X1, which translates into the protein MNTAITNHPSSSSPSPSPSQLSPPRHNRIQDLPFQTTFGAKFQPLKLLTHPHFRFLIFLSIPSLYFLLSNPTHRSFFPLDLFYIIIFSALLLLSLNLALPRLPSIRLFLARSLPTKLSSSFSTSNTHQPVLWSIGSNPRNQKIPSSGFYAQIYSNGDVYEGEFHKGKCSGSGVYHYHMSGRYEGDWVDGRYDGYGVETWARGSRYRGMYRQGLRHGVGIYRSYSGDAYAGEWFNGQCHGFGVHTCNDGSKYVGEFKWGVKHGIGQYHFRNGDFYAGEYFADMMHGFGVYQFQNGHRYEGAWHEGRRQGLGSYTFRNGETQCGHWQNGILDDLKMQNNHTASPCAVDQAKVFNAVNDAHSAAEKAHNLAKVDVGVNKVVASANKAANAARVAAIKAVQNRMHHNNK